From Arachis stenosperma cultivar V10309 chromosome 2, arast.V10309.gnm1.PFL2, whole genome shotgun sequence, one genomic window encodes:
- the LOC130962408 gene encoding putative disease resistance RPP13-like protein 1: MAEALLSGFINVVLERLISPEFINLVVGKKLDRKLVEKLKTAILAAKALAADAEQKQFGNELIREWLDSLRDALYTADDLLDRVFIKAQIHSKVRTRLRRFLNLSGREMVTKIEEVVERIEDLERRKDSLGLKDIPTGSSSWRPPSTSLVKGNVIGRDGDKQALIKMLNDNDDHNLSVISIVGMGGVGKTTLAQWLYNNKDLMDGVDMKAWICVSEHFDVVETTKNVIKGISSGVCSLDGFDLLQQHLKEKLSDKKFFIVLDDVWSEDADMWNSFITPFQHGTKGSTILLTTRKVNVGRIVRHYNSYPLKELSDDYCWSIFADNASFPESNGSLELEGIGRKIIERCDGLLLAAETLGRLLRSERRVEEWNKILSSDIWEFSVTNSKIVPALLLSYHHLPTHLKRCFVYCSLYPKDHKLDKDELILLWMAEDLLQQPRGGQTLEEVGCECFDDLASRLFFKQVENNHEKYFVMHDLMHDLATFIAGDHYCRFSELGEKEEMSILTRHLSMDHPISKKFYSSNKIESLRTFLYIKYGNFFSNKESTRLTCRILSKNKYLRVLCLDYLTIFPDSMAKLIQLRYLDLSSSFIQVLPRSLCNLCNLQTLKLEDCSMLTMLPSSLGELIYLCYLDLSKTAIRTLPESLCKLCNLQRLKLGYCSQLTMLPSGMSNLVNLRHLDIRDTPLKEMPKRMGKLKQLHILSKFVVGKQEDNGIQELGGISNLHGSLEIENLENVVDANEARSARIIDKKHIEDLLLKWSSGDDMVSNTHIDEKDILHGLQPHTGLKNLTVDGYKGKMFPDWLGHSSYNNMTSVSLFGCENCCMLPSLGQLPSLKSLHIERFDQLKSIGKEFYKNEGDQYSSPIAPFPSLESLEFWDMACWEEWHLPDSEAFPQLKSLEIRGCPMLKGDMLNQVLMRIVSSSSDVSKVHHLEIQEEYQEWRKEMRLDGDRLSIIGFECVVECAFKARIIHHLTSLQQIHISGSSSAISLQGNCLPKSLQKLTMFHCSQIELLQQQQKYDFVALQIVNSCDSLTSLSLDAFPNLESLWIEGCSNLESVSMSETPHTALQRLTISNCEEFVSFPREGLDAPNWTHFDVRYCSKLEALPRHMNSLLPNLKSLDIGGCPKFVGGQRVVCRLT; encoded by the coding sequence ATGGCTGAAGCACTTCTTTCTGGCTTCATCAACGTTGTTCTTGAGAGGCTTATTTCACCTGAGTTTATCAACTTGGTGGTGGGAAAGAAGTTGGATCGAAAGTTGGTTGAGAAGCTGAAGACTGCTATCTTGGCTGCCAAAGCTCTAGCTGCTGACGCTGAGCAGAAGCAGTTTGGAAACGAACTCATCAGGGAGTGGCTTGATAGTCTCAGGGATGCTCTCTACACTGCTGATGACTTGCTGGACCGTGTCTTCATCAAAGCTCAAATTCACAGCAAGGTACGCACTCGTCTTCGTCGCTTCCTTAATTTGTCTGGTAGGGAGATGGTGACTAAGATAGAAGAGGTGGTTGAAAGAATAGAAGATCTTGAGAGACGCAAAGATAGCCTTGGTCTCAAAGACATTCCAACGGGTAGCTCCTCATGGAGACCTCCATCCACTTCTCTTGTCAAGGGGAACGTGATCGGCAGGGATGGTGACAAACAGGCACTAATCAAGATGCTCAATGACAACGATGATCATAACCTGTCCGTCATCTCTATTGTTGGTATGGGCGGTGTTGGTAAAACTACTTTAGCACAATGGCTCTACAACAATAAGGATTTGATGGACGGAGTTGATATGAAAGCATGGATTTGTGTTTCTGAACATTTTGATGTTGTTGAAACTACTAAGAATGTTATAAAGGGGATCTCTTCAGGTGTTTGTAGTCTTGACGGCTTCGATTTACTTCAACAACATTTGAAGGAAAAACTGTCAGACAAGAAGTTCTTCATTGTCTTGGACGACGTTTGGAGTGAAGATGCTGACATGTGGAATAGTTTTATCACCCCTTTTCAACATGGGACAAAGGGAAGCACTATTCTTCTAACCACCCGCAAGGTAAATGTTGGTAGAATAGTCCGACACTATAACTCTTACCCTCTAAAGGAACTGTCAGATGATTATTGTTGGTCTATTTTTGCCGACAATGCATCCTTTCCTGAATCAAATGGAAGCTTAGAACTGGAAGGAATAGGTAGAAAGATTATCGAGAGGTGTGATGGCTTGCTGTTAGCTGCAGAAACACTTGGACGCTTGTTGCGCTCAGAGCGTCGTGTTGAAGAATGGAATAAAATACTGTCGAGTGACATCTGGGAATTTTCTGTGACAAATAGTAAGATTGTTCCTGCATTGTTATTAAGTTACCATCATCTGCCTACTCATTTAAAACGTTGCTTTGTTTATTGTTCATTGTATCCCAAAGATCATAAACTAGATAAAGATGAATTAATCTTGCTGTGGATGGCTGAAGATCTTTTACAACAACCAAGAGGGGGACAGACTTTAGAAGAAGTTGGTTGCGAGTGTTTCGACGACTTGGCTTCAAGACTATTTTTCAAGCAGGTCGAAAACAATCATGAGAAGTATTTTGTGATGCATGATCTCATGCATGACTTGGCAACTTTTATTGCTGGAGATCATTATTGTAGATTCTCAGAACTTGGTGAAAAGGAAGAAATGAGTATTCTAACTCGTCATTTGTCAATGGATCATCCAATCTCTAAAAAATTCTATTCCTctaataaaatagaatctttGAGGACATTCTTGTATATTAAGTATGGTAATTTTTTTAGCAACAAAGAAAGCACAAGGTTAACATGTCGCATATTGTCGAAGAATAAATACTTGAGAGTTTTATGCCTTGATTACCTCACTATATTTCCTGATTCAATGGCTAAATTGATCCAACTGCGCTATTTGGATCTCTCTTCTAGTTTTATTCAGGTATTGCCGCGGTCACTATGCAACTTGTGCAATCTACAAACTTTGAAATTAGAAGATTGTTCAATGCTGACTATGCTGCCAAGTAGCTTAGGTGAATTGATCTACCTATGCTATCTGGATCTATCTAAAACTGCTATTAGGACATTGCCCGAGTCATTGTGCAAGTTGTGTAATTTACAAAGACTAAAGCTAGGATATTGTTCACAGCTGACTATGCTGCCCAGTGGCATGTCTAATCTTGTGAATTTGCGGCATCTTGATATAAGGGATACTCCTCTGAAAGAAATGCCAAAAAGAATGGGCAAATTGAAACAGTTGCACATTTTAAGCAAGTTTGTGGTAGGaaagcaagaagacaatggaatCCAAGAGTTAGGAGGGATTTCAAATCTTCATGGATCACTTGAGATTGAGAATTTGGAGAATGTAGTTGATGCCAATGAGGCAAGGAGTGCAAGGATAATAGATAAGAAGCACATTGAAGACTTATTGTTGAAATGGTCTTCAGGTGATGATATGGTTTCAAACACACATATTGATGAAAAAGATATACTCCATGGCTTGCAACCACACACTGGCTTGAAAAACTTGACTGTTGATGGATACAAAGGTAAAATGTTTCCAGATTGGTTGGGGCACAGTTCCTACAACAATATGACAAGTGTATCTCTATTTGGTTGTGAGAATTGCTGCATGCTGCCTTCACTTGGACAGCTCCCATCTCTGAAGTCCCTCCACATTGAAAGGTTTGATCAGCTGAAGAGCATTGGCAAGGAGTTTTACAAGAATGAAGGTGATCAATATTCTTCACCTATTGCACCGTTTCCCTCCCTGGAGAGTTTGGAATTCTGGGATATGGCATGTTGGGAGGAGTGGCACTTACCTGACTCAGAAGCCTTTCCTCAGCTTAAGAGCCTTGAAATAAGAGGGTGTCCAATGTTAAAGGGAGATATGCTTAATCAGGTATTAATGAGAATCGTTTCTTCCTCATCGGATGTTTCCAAAGTGCACCATCTGGAAATACAAGAAGAATATCAAGAATGGCGTAAAGAGATGAGACTTGATGGGGATAGGTTATCAATTATTGGATTTGAATGTGTGGTGGAGTGTGCATTTAAGGCAAGGATCATCCACCATCTAACTTCCCTCCAACAAATACATATCTCAGGGAGTTCATCTGCTATATCCTTGCAGGGAAATTGTTTACCCAAATCTTTGCAAAAGCTCACAATGTTCCATTGCAGCCAAATTGAATTACTCCAGCAACAACAGAAGTATGATTTCGTAGCTCTACAAATAGTAAACAGCTGTGATTCACTGACCTCATTGTCGTTGGATGCCTTTCCCAATCTAGAGAGTCTCTGGATAGAAGGGTGTTCAAATCTAGAATCAGTTTCAATGTCAGAGACACCACACACTGCTCTTCAACGTCTCACCATCTCTAACTGCGAGGAATTTGTGTCATTTCCTAGAGAAGGACTGGATGCACCCAACTGGACTCATTTTGATGTCAGATACTGCTCAAAGTTGGAGGCATTGCCACGTCACATGAATAGTCTTCTCCCAAATTTAAAGTCTCTTGACATAGGAGGTTGCCCAAAATTTGTAGGTGGCCAGAGGGTGGTTTGCCGCCTAACCTGA